In Achromobacter spanius, the following proteins share a genomic window:
- a CDS encoding aromatic ring-hydroxylating dioxygenase subunit alpha, which translates to MAKYRDNPDAIRALLRDTEVHKDLFIDQELFELEMERLYANTWVYVGHDSQVPNNGDYITTTVGNQPVVMVRHSDKSVRVLHNRCPHKGTMVAGDACGNTGKFFRCPYHAWTFKTDGSLLSIPLKKGYENTGLENCEASQGMAAVKDVKNHRGFVFCRLNPEGQSFEDFFGESLSTLDNMVDRSPEGRLEVAGGVLRYMHRCNWKMLVDNQTDTCHPMVAHESSAGTAVKVWEQAPEGTPKPMAVELFAPFISPYEFFENMGIRVWENGHGHTGVSDSIHASYSGVPGYWDSMVAAYGEERAKQILGDVRHNTVYFPNIMVKGPIQTLRIFKPIAADRTLVESWTFRLVGAPDLLLERTLMYNRLINAPTSVVGHDDLEMYERAQDGLNSRARDWVNVGRLYTPDEAGQKNVTTNGTNEWQMRNQYRAWGRYMTGSESV; encoded by the coding sequence ATGGCCAAATACCGCGACAACCCCGACGCCATTCGCGCCCTGCTGCGCGACACGGAAGTGCACAAGGACCTGTTCATCGACCAGGAACTGTTCGAGCTGGAAATGGAGCGCCTGTACGCCAACACCTGGGTCTACGTCGGCCACGACAGCCAGGTGCCGAACAACGGCGACTACATCACCACCACCGTCGGCAACCAGCCCGTGGTGATGGTGCGCCACAGCGACAAGAGCGTGCGCGTGCTGCACAACCGCTGCCCCCACAAGGGCACGATGGTGGCGGGCGATGCCTGCGGCAACACCGGCAAGTTCTTCCGCTGCCCCTATCACGCGTGGACATTCAAGACCGACGGCAGCCTGCTGTCGATACCGTTGAAAAAGGGCTACGAGAACACCGGCCTGGAAAACTGCGAAGCCAGCCAGGGCATGGCGGCCGTCAAGGATGTGAAGAACCATCGCGGCTTCGTGTTCTGCCGACTGAACCCGGAAGGCCAGTCGTTCGAGGACTTCTTTGGCGAATCGCTGTCCACGCTGGACAACATGGTGGACCGCTCGCCCGAAGGCCGGCTGGAAGTGGCCGGCGGCGTGCTGCGCTACATGCACCGCTGCAACTGGAAGATGCTGGTCGACAACCAGACCGACACCTGCCACCCGATGGTGGCGCATGAATCGTCGGCGGGCACGGCGGTGAAGGTGTGGGAACAGGCGCCCGAAGGCACGCCCAAGCCCATGGCGGTGGAACTGTTCGCGCCGTTTATCTCGCCCTATGAATTCTTCGAGAATATGGGCATCCGCGTGTGGGAAAACGGCCACGGCCATACCGGCGTGTCGGACTCCATCCATGCCTCGTATTCCGGCGTGCCGGGCTATTGGGATTCGATGGTTGCCGCCTACGGCGAAGAACGCGCCAAGCAGATCCTGGGCGACGTGCGTCACAACACCGTGTACTTCCCCAACATCATGGTGAAAGGTCCGATCCAGACGCTGCGCATCTTCAAGCCCATCGCCGCCGACCGCACGCTGGTCGAGTCCTGGACGTTCCGCCTGGTCGGCGCGCCCGACCTGCTGCTGGAACGCACGCTGATGTACAACCGGCTGATCAACGCGCCCACGTCCGTCGTCGGCCATGACGACCTGGAAATGTATGAACGCGCCCAAGACGGCCTGAATTCCCGCGCGCGCGACTGGGTCAATGTGGGCCGGCTGTATACGCCCGACGAAGCCGGCCAGAAAAACGTCACCACCAACGGCACCAACGAATGGCAGATGCGCAACCAATACCGCGCATGGGGCCGCTACATGACCGGATCGGAGTCGGTATGA
- a CDS encoding aromatic-ring-hydroxylating dioxygenase subunit beta, with amino-acid sequence MSASDRELIDFVYAEARLLDELRFEDWLNLYTEDGYYWMPLAHGQTDPKLHASLMYEDKLLLRVRVERLAGQRTFSQQPKSRCHHLLQAPTVEHGHPDSSPDEGRHVVRTAFHYVETRQDTQTLFAGWATHHLVEQDGALRIRLKRVDLVNCDAAFGNIQLFM; translated from the coding sequence ATGAGCGCAAGCGACCGCGAGTTGATCGATTTTGTCTACGCCGAAGCGCGCCTCCTGGACGAGCTGCGCTTTGAAGACTGGCTGAACCTGTACACCGAAGACGGCTACTACTGGATGCCGCTGGCGCATGGCCAGACAGACCCGAAGCTGCACGCTTCCCTGATGTACGAAGACAAGCTGCTGCTGCGCGTGCGCGTGGAACGCCTTGCCGGCCAGCGCACGTTTTCGCAGCAGCCCAAAAGCCGCTGCCATCACCTGCTGCAAGCGCCCACCGTCGAACACGGCCACCCCGATTCCTCGCCGGATGAAGGCCGCCATGTGGTGCGCACCGCCTTTCACTATGTTGAAACCCGGCAGGACACGCAGACGCTCTTCGCCGGCTGGGCCACGCACCACCTGGTGGAACAGGACGGCGCGCTGCGCATCCGCTTGAAGCGCGTTGACCTCGTCAACTGCGATGCCGCCTTTGGCAACATTCAATTGTTCATGTAG
- a CDS encoding AMP-binding protein: MSTTVHQAFSDTAARYGAQPFLCILPETANVYGIAAGELSYGRAADAIETLRAAYAAAGYGHGHRVGLLLENRPAFFLHWFALNALGVSVVPINPDLRAAELEYLTGHSEIALAIALPERHADLRAAAERAGRPLRVMGPDDAPPPAPFAAPLADTAPTELSECALLYTSGTTGRPKGCILPNRYFLHAGGWYARIGGLAALRPGQERMLTPLPLVHMNAMAYSAMAMVLTGGCLIPLDRFHPKTWWDSVRDSGATVLHYLGVMPAILMKAAPSDRDLQPAIRFGFGAGVDRTLHAPFEARFGFPLLEAWAMTETGAGAVIIANQEPRYIGTSSFGREEDDVQVRIVTDAGQPAAVGEPGELLVRHAGDDPRYGFFAGYLKDAAATDEAWQDGWFHTGDIVRREADGALRFVDRKKNVIRRSGENISAVEVESVLMQHPLVKAVAVAAVPDPLRGDEVLACVVPETLPADDAAMAEAARGIVQWCLQQLAYYKAPGYVAFVDSLPLTTTNKIQRGEMKALAPTLPGTARCIDTNAMKKRQEPARLESAK, from the coding sequence GTGAGCACCACCGTCCATCAGGCTTTCAGCGACACCGCCGCCCGTTACGGCGCACAACCCTTCTTGTGCATCCTGCCGGAAACGGCCAATGTCTACGGCATAGCCGCCGGCGAACTCTCGTATGGCCGCGCGGCCGACGCCATTGAAACGCTGCGCGCCGCCTATGCGGCGGCGGGCTACGGCCACGGCCATCGCGTGGGGCTGCTGCTGGAGAACCGTCCCGCCTTCTTCCTGCACTGGTTCGCGTTGAATGCGCTGGGCGTGTCGGTCGTACCGATCAACCCGGACCTGCGCGCGGCCGAACTGGAATACCTGACGGGCCACTCCGAGATCGCCCTGGCCATTGCGCTGCCCGAGCGCCACGCCGACCTGCGGGCCGCCGCCGAACGCGCCGGCCGCCCCTTGCGTGTGATGGGCCCGGACGACGCGCCCCCGCCAGCGCCCTTCGCCGCGCCGCTGGCCGACACCGCGCCCACCGAACTGAGCGAATGCGCGTTGCTGTACACGTCCGGCACCACGGGCCGCCCCAAGGGCTGCATCCTGCCCAACCGCTATTTCCTGCACGCGGGCGGCTGGTATGCGCGCATCGGCGGGCTGGCCGCGCTGCGCCCCGGCCAGGAACGCATGCTGACCCCGCTGCCGCTGGTGCACATGAACGCCATGGCGTATTCCGCCATGGCCATGGTGCTGACGGGCGGCTGCCTGATTCCGCTAGACCGCTTCCACCCCAAGACCTGGTGGGACAGCGTGCGCGACTCCGGCGCCACCGTGCTGCATTACCTGGGTGTGATGCCCGCCATCCTGATGAAGGCCGCTCCATCCGACCGCGACTTGCAGCCCGCCATCCGCTTCGGCTTTGGCGCGGGCGTGGACCGCACCCTGCACGCGCCTTTTGAAGCGCGCTTCGGCTTCCCCTTGCTGGAAGCCTGGGCCATGACCGAGACCGGCGCGGGCGCCGTCATCATCGCCAACCAGGAACCCCGCTACATCGGCACCAGCAGCTTCGGCCGCGAGGAAGACGATGTGCAGGTCCGCATCGTGACCGACGCCGGCCAGCCCGCCGCCGTGGGCGAGCCCGGCGAACTGCTGGTGCGCCACGCGGGCGACGACCCGCGCTACGGCTTCTTTGCCGGGTATCTGAAGGACGCGGCCGCCACCGACGAAGCCTGGCAGGACGGCTGGTTCCACACCGGCGACATCGTGCGCCGCGAAGCCGACGGCGCGCTGCGCTTCGTGGACCGCAAGAAGAATGTGATCCGCCGCAGCGGCGAAAACATCTCGGCCGTGGAAGTGGAAAGCGTGCTGATGCAGCATCCGCTGGTCAAGGCCGTCGCCGTGGCCGCCGTGCCCGACCCGCTGCGCGGCGACGAAGTGCTGGCCTGCGTCGTGCCCGAAACCCTGCCCGCCGATGACGCCGCCATGGCCGAGGCCGCGCGCGGCATCGTGCAGTGGTGCCTGCAACAACTGGCCTATTACAAGGCGCCCGGGTATGTGGCGTTTGTGGACAGCCTGCCGCTGACCACCACCAACAAGATCCAGCGCGGCGAAATGAAAGCGCTGGCGCCGACCTTGCCCGGCACGGCGCGCTGCATCGACACCAACGCCATGAAAAAGCGCCAGGAGCCTGCCCGCCTGGAGTCTGCCAAATGA
- a CDS encoding thiolase family protein, whose translation MSRLGYDGIVAALPVTIPYERYSTHAAHWWLGRALGALIRQSGVAKTDVDGLCVSSFTLAPDTAVGLVQHLGMSPRWLDHIPMGGASGVAALRRAARAVQAGDANIVACIAGDTNHVDSFRNTVSQFSRFAQDAVYPYGAGGPNASFALLTAHYMRTTGATREDFGKLCVAQRDNALRYPHALMKKPLTLQQYLDARVITDPIHLFDCVMPCAGADAFLVMREDQARALNLPYARILSTIERHNAWIEDPIQTRGGWTMDVDELYGQANAAPADMDFLQAYDDYPVINLMQIEDLGFCEKGAAPAFVRDHTFTVDGSFPFNTNGGQLSVGQAGAAGGYLGMVEALRQLTGTAGGTQVPDARIGMVSGFGMINYDRGLCTAAAILARSDA comes from the coding sequence ATGAGCCGCCTGGGATACGACGGCATCGTGGCGGCCCTGCCCGTCACCATTCCGTACGAACGCTATTCCACTCACGCCGCGCACTGGTGGCTGGGCCGCGCGCTGGGCGCGCTGATCCGGCAATCCGGCGTGGCCAAGACCGATGTCGACGGCCTGTGCGTGTCCAGCTTCACGCTGGCGCCCGACACCGCCGTGGGTCTGGTTCAGCACCTGGGCATGAGCCCGCGCTGGCTGGATCACATCCCCATGGGCGGCGCCAGCGGCGTGGCCGCCTTGCGCCGCGCGGCCCGCGCGGTGCAGGCGGGCGACGCGAACATCGTGGCCTGCATCGCCGGCGACACCAACCACGTGGACTCGTTTCGCAACACCGTCAGCCAGTTCTCGCGCTTTGCGCAGGACGCCGTCTACCCCTATGGCGCGGGCGGCCCCAATGCCAGCTTCGCGCTGCTGACGGCGCACTACATGCGCACCACGGGCGCGACGCGCGAAGACTTCGGCAAGCTGTGCGTGGCCCAACGCGACAACGCGCTGCGCTACCCGCACGCCCTGATGAAAAAGCCGCTGACGTTGCAGCAGTACCTGGACGCGCGCGTCATCACCGACCCTATCCATCTGTTCGACTGCGTGATGCCCTGCGCGGGCGCCGACGCCTTCCTGGTGATGCGCGAAGACCAGGCCCGCGCCTTGAACCTGCCCTACGCCCGCATCCTGTCCACCATCGAACGCCACAACGCCTGGATCGAGGACCCGATCCAGACGCGCGGCGGCTGGACGATGGACGTGGACGAGCTCTACGGCCAGGCCAATGCCGCACCCGCCGACATGGACTTCCTGCAAGCCTATGACGACTACCCCGTCATCAACCTGATGCAGATCGAAGACCTGGGCTTTTGCGAAAAAGGCGCCGCGCCGGCATTCGTCCGCGACCACACGTTCACCGTGGACGGCAGCTTTCCCTTCAACACCAACGGCGGCCAGTTGTCGGTGGGCCAGGCAGGCGCCGCCGGCGGCTACCTGGGCATGGTCGAAGCGCTGCGCCAACTGACCGGCACGGCGGGCGGCACGCAAGTTCCGGATGCCCGCATCGGCATGGTCAGCGGTTTCGGCATGATCAATTACGACCGTGGGCTATGCACCGCCGCGGCCATCCTGGCAAGGAGCGACGCATGA
- a CDS encoding SDR family NAD(P)-dependent oxidoreductase, whose product MTEPLAKPPRKNPVARTRQPTLPPGSRSRTALGLTAAAAEGRFDLQTCADCGAVQYPPREVCGHCLSEHLPWRPADPKGVLLVSTTLHHSNDLYFRERLPWRVGTVVMDAGPSVVAHVHQDCADGTRVRLALKLDRSGQAVMIALPERNTPNMEDDKTLRETSCDPKFRRALVTDGKTAVGQAVARALLDAGCPTVFLGDAQAWKRDAAFDALAADPRVQSVALDVTDSDSVDRLAASIGGKVEILVNTADLEREGGLLYRKDVNTARDAMDVNVLGLMRLAQSFGPALCGRAADGVNNATAWVNVLSIYAHMNLPSRGMWSASKAAALSLAQCLRAEMRGAGVRVVNVFPGPVDHEWEQRTPPPRVAPAAIASAIVRALKDGVEDVYVGDVAQEFRARLADNPKGLERELGA is encoded by the coding sequence ATGACCGAGCCGCTAGCCAAGCCGCCCCGGAAGAACCCGGTTGCGCGCACCCGCCAGCCCACCTTGCCGCCCGGCTCGCGCAGCCGCACGGCGCTGGGGCTGACGGCCGCCGCCGCCGAAGGCCGCTTCGACTTGCAAACCTGCGCCGATTGCGGCGCGGTGCAATACCCGCCGCGCGAAGTCTGCGGCCATTGCCTGTCGGAACACCTGCCCTGGCGTCCAGCCGACCCCAAGGGCGTGCTGCTGGTCAGCACCACCTTGCATCACAGCAACGACCTGTATTTCCGCGAACGCCTGCCCTGGCGCGTCGGCACGGTGGTGATGGACGCCGGCCCGTCCGTGGTGGCGCACGTGCACCAGGATTGCGCCGACGGCACCCGCGTGCGGCTGGCCCTGAAACTGGACCGCAGCGGCCAAGCCGTGATGATCGCCCTGCCTGAAAGGAACACGCCCAACATGGAAGACGACAAGACCTTGCGCGAAACCTCGTGCGACCCGAAATTCCGCCGCGCGCTGGTCACCGACGGCAAGACCGCCGTGGGCCAGGCCGTGGCGCGGGCCTTGCTGGACGCGGGCTGCCCCACGGTATTCCTGGGCGACGCGCAAGCCTGGAAGCGCGACGCCGCCTTTGACGCGCTGGCCGCCGACCCGCGCGTGCAGTCGGTTGCCCTGGATGTGACCGACTCCGATTCCGTGGACCGGCTTGCCGCTTCCATCGGCGGCAAGGTGGAAATCCTGGTGAACACGGCCGACCTGGAACGCGAAGGCGGCCTGCTTTACCGCAAGGACGTGAACACCGCGCGCGACGCCATGGACGTGAACGTGCTGGGCCTGATGCGCCTGGCGCAAAGCTTCGGCCCCGCCTTGTGCGGCCGCGCCGCCGACGGCGTGAACAACGCCACCGCCTGGGTCAACGTGCTGTCCATCTACGCGCACATGAACCTGCCGTCGCGCGGCATGTGGTCGGCCTCCAAAGCCGCCGCGCTGTCGCTGGCCCAGTGCCTGCGCGCTGAAATGCGCGGCGCGGGCGTACGGGTCGTGAATGTGTTCCCGGGCCCTGTCGACCACGAATGGGAACAGCGCACGCCGCCGCCGCGCGTCGCCCCCGCCGCCATCGCCTCCGCCATCGTGCGGGCCCTGAAGGACGGCGTGGAAGACGTGTATGTGGGTGACGTGGCGCAGGAATTCCGTGCACGCCTAGCCGACAACCCCAAGGGGCTGGAACGCGAGCTGGGCGCCTGA
- a CDS encoding cyclase family protein, which yields MSQNILAQFMTELVTGRIGLVDLTETLTPEFPTIVLPPEFGQAWPFRMEEISRYDERGPAWYWNNFSCSEHTGTHFDAPAHWVSGKDQPDNTVDTIPIDAFIASACVIDCSAEARDNPDFLLTIDFVKAWEEKHGRIPARSWVLMRTDWSKRAKPVEYLNMQEDGAHSPGPDADVVPWLIKERDVHGFGTESVGTDAGQAHHLNPPYPCHYYMHGNNRYGLQCLTNLDQLPPTGAVIFSAPLKIRSGSGSPLRVLALAPKA from the coding sequence ATGAGCCAGAACATTCTTGCCCAATTCATGACGGAACTCGTCACCGGCCGCATCGGCCTGGTGGACCTGACCGAGACGCTGACGCCGGAATTCCCCACCATCGTGCTGCCGCCGGAGTTCGGCCAGGCCTGGCCCTTCCGCATGGAAGAGATCTCGCGCTATGACGAGCGCGGCCCTGCCTGGTACTGGAACAATTTCTCGTGTTCCGAACACACGGGCACCCACTTCGACGCACCCGCGCACTGGGTGTCGGGCAAGGACCAGCCCGACAACACCGTCGACACCATCCCCATCGACGCCTTCATTGCAAGCGCCTGCGTCATCGACTGTTCCGCCGAGGCCCGCGACAACCCCGACTTCCTGTTGACCATCGACTTCGTCAAGGCCTGGGAAGAAAAGCATGGCCGCATCCCCGCGCGTTCGTGGGTGCTGATGCGCACCGACTGGTCCAAGCGCGCCAAGCCGGTTGAATACCTGAACATGCAGGAAGACGGCGCCCACTCGCCTGGCCCCGACGCGGATGTGGTGCCGTGGCTGATCAAGGAACGCGATGTGCATGGCTTCGGCACGGAATCGGTGGGCACCGATGCCGGTCAGGCCCATCACCTGAACCCGCCCTACCCCTGCCACTACTACATGCACGGCAACAACCGCTACGGCTTGCAGTGCCTGACCAACCTGGACCAGTTGCCGCCGACGGGCGCGGTGATTTTCTCTGCCCCGCTGAAGATCCGCAGCGGCTCGGGCAGCCCGCTGCGCGTGCTGGCGCTGGCGCCGAAAGCCTGA
- a CDS encoding SDR family NAD(P)-dependent oxidoreductase yields MTQKNVALVTGGSAGIGAEICRSMLDAGYEVISMARRAADFSHPRLHNMQVDLLDADATAQAGQEAAAKFPISHVIHNAGVIWPNLLPQVTQEELHGLTQIHLGAAISLVQAALPGMQERKFGRIVMMSSRGALGLPTRTAYSATKAGMVGMARTWSLELAPYGITVNVVAPGPIQTDMFYEVIEPGSEREKQLANGIPVKRLGRSDDVARAVMFFADPANSFVTGQTLFVCGGASVSSITI; encoded by the coding sequence ATGACTCAAAAAAACGTAGCGCTGGTCACGGGCGGCAGCGCCGGCATTGGCGCCGAGATCTGCCGCAGCATGCTGGATGCCGGCTATGAAGTGATTTCGATGGCGCGCCGCGCCGCCGACTTCAGCCACCCGCGCCTGCACAACATGCAGGTGGACCTGCTGGACGCCGACGCCACCGCGCAGGCGGGCCAGGAAGCGGCCGCCAAGTTTCCCATCAGCCACGTGATCCACAACGCGGGCGTCATCTGGCCGAATCTGCTGCCGCAGGTCACGCAGGAAGAGCTGCACGGGTTGACGCAGATTCACCTGGGCGCGGCAATCAGCCTGGTGCAAGCGGCGCTGCCCGGCATGCAGGAGCGCAAGTTCGGCCGCATTGTGATGATGTCGTCGCGCGGCGCGCTGGGCCTGCCCACGCGCACCGCCTATTCGGCCACCAAGGCCGGCATGGTCGGCATGGCGCGTACCTGGTCGCTGGAACTTGCGCCCTACGGCATCACGGTCAACGTGGTGGCGCCCGGCCCCATCCAGACAGACATGTTCTACGAAGTGATCGAACCCGGCAGCGAACGCGAAAAGCAGTTGGCCAACGGGATTCCGGTCAAGCGGCTGGGCCGGTCCGACGACGTGGCGCGCGCCGTGATGTTCTTTGCCGACCCCGCCAACAGCTTCGTCACCGGCCAGACGCTGTTCGTCTGCGGCGGCGCCAGCGTCAGCTCCATCACCATCTAG
- a CDS encoding ABC transporter substrate-binding protein, giving the protein MLSKKLPLVTAAAVAALFALPALAQMKVGVVTSSTGPTALVGIPQKNTVPLLPKKIGDLTVEYISLDDASDSTNSVTAFKKLISEQKVDALIGPSGSPNAMGVIQFAAEAGVPMLAPVGTAAVVLPMNEQKKWVFKTTQNDDIIARALVDHMAKTGIKTVGFIGLNDPYGENWYKVFSGLATEKGIKITANERYLRFDSSVTGQALKILAAKPDAVLVAAPGAASVLPQTTLFDQGYKGKFYQTHGAALPDFLKLGGKKVEGTVLAASLMLVLPEMPDSNPSKKVATDYIAAYEKLNGSKPATFGANVYDAGLLLEKAVPIAEKAGKPGTKEFRSALRDALEQTKELVGTQGVYNMSAADHSGFDDRGRELITVKDGNWTLVK; this is encoded by the coding sequence ATGCTGTCGAAGAAACTCCCCCTGGTCACGGCCGCCGCCGTTGCCGCCCTGTTCGCCCTGCCCGCCTTGGCGCAAATGAAAGTCGGCGTCGTCACGTCTTCCACCGGCCCGACCGCACTGGTCGGCATTCCGCAGAAGAACACCGTGCCGCTGCTGCCCAAGAAAATCGGCGACCTGACCGTGGAATACATCTCGCTGGACGACGCCAGCGACTCCACCAACTCGGTCACGGCGTTCAAGAAACTGATTTCGGAACAGAAGGTGGACGCGCTGATCGGCCCGTCGGGGTCGCCCAACGCCATGGGCGTGATCCAGTTCGCCGCCGAAGCCGGCGTGCCGATGCTGGCGCCGGTGGGCACGGCAGCCGTGGTGCTGCCCATGAACGAACAGAAGAAGTGGGTGTTCAAGACCACGCAGAACGACGACATCATCGCCCGCGCGCTGGTGGACCACATGGCCAAGACCGGCATCAAGACGGTGGGCTTCATCGGTCTGAACGACCCGTATGGCGAAAACTGGTACAAGGTTTTTTCGGGCCTGGCCACCGAGAAAGGCATCAAGATCACCGCCAACGAACGCTATCTGCGCTTTGACAGCTCGGTCACGGGCCAGGCGCTGAAGATCCTGGCCGCCAAGCCCGACGCCGTGCTGGTGGCCGCCCCCGGCGCCGCCAGCGTGCTGCCGCAAACCACGCTGTTCGATCAAGGCTACAAGGGCAAGTTCTATCAAACCCACGGCGCCGCCTTGCCCGACTTCCTGAAGCTGGGCGGCAAGAAGGTCGAAGGCACGGTGCTGGCGGCCAGCCTGATGCTGGTGTTGCCGGAAATGCCCGACAGCAACCCGTCCAAGAAAGTCGCCACCGACTACATCGCCGCGTACGAAAAGCTGAACGGTTCCAAGCCCGCCACCTTCGGCGCCAACGTCTACGACGCCGGCCTGCTGTTGGAAAAGGCCGTACCCATCGCGGAAAAGGCCGGCAAGCCGGGCACCAAGGAGTTCCGCAGCGCCTTGCGCGACGCGCTGGAACAAACCAAGGAGCTGGTGGGCACGCAGGGCGTCTACAACATGAGCGCCGCCGACCACAGCGGCTTTGATGACCGCGGCCGCGAGCTCATCACCGTCAAAGACGGCAACTGGACGCTCGTGAAGTAA
- a CDS encoding branched-chain amino acid ABC transporter permease, with product MNAQIALILGQDGITNGAIYALLALSILLVFTVTRVLFIPQGEFVAFGALTMAAIQAGKPVLLVWLLLAFALAEAVADLMARAKRPGRSRGLWRIAAKAIYPLILAALLYRLPLAQLPMAVQALLTLLLVVPMGPQLYRLFYQPIASASTLVLLIVSIAVHLALVGLGLLAFGAEGARTAPFSDASLALGPINVNSQALWVVAVSALLIIVLYQFFERSMYGKALRAAAFNRLGARLMGISPIFAGRATFFLAALIGTVSGILIAPITTMYFDSGFMVSLKGFVGAIIGGLVSYPLAAAGAVLVGLIEAFSSFWASAYKEIIVFTLIIPVLLWRSLKSHHVEEEDE from the coding sequence ATGAATGCTCAGATCGCCTTGATACTCGGGCAGGACGGCATCACCAACGGCGCGATCTATGCGTTGTTGGCGTTGTCGATCCTGCTGGTCTTCACCGTTACCCGCGTGCTCTTCATCCCCCAGGGCGAGTTCGTCGCCTTCGGCGCGCTGACCATGGCGGCCATCCAGGCCGGCAAGCCCGTGCTGCTGGTCTGGTTGCTGCTGGCGTTCGCGCTGGCCGAAGCCGTGGCCGACCTCATGGCGCGGGCCAAGCGCCCGGGCCGGTCCCGTGGGCTTTGGCGCATCGCGGCCAAGGCGATCTATCCGCTGATCCTGGCGGCCTTGCTGTACCGGCTGCCGCTGGCGCAACTGCCGATGGCCGTGCAGGCCTTGCTGACACTGTTGCTGGTGGTGCCAATGGGGCCGCAGTTGTACCGGCTGTTCTACCAGCCGATCGCCTCGGCCTCGACGCTGGTGCTGCTGATCGTGTCCATCGCCGTGCACCTGGCGCTGGTTGGCCTGGGGCTCTTGGCCTTCGGCGCCGAGGGTGCGCGCACCGCGCCGTTCTCCGACGCCAGCCTGGCGCTGGGTCCCATCAACGTCAACAGCCAGGCGCTCTGGGTGGTGGCGGTGTCGGCCCTGCTGATCATCGTGCTGTATCAGTTCTTCGAGCGGTCGATGTACGGCAAGGCGTTGCGGGCGGCGGCATTCAACCGGCTGGGTGCGCGGCTGATGGGCATTTCGCCCATCTTCGCGGGCCGCGCCACGTTCTTTCTGGCCGCGCTGATCGGCACGGTGTCGGGCATCCTGATCGCCCCCATCACCACCATGTATTTCGATTCCGGCTTCATGGTGAGCCTGAAGGGCTTTGTGGGCGCCATCATCGGCGGCCTGGTCAGCTACCCGCTGGCCGCGGCCGGCGCGGTGCTGGTCGGCCTGATTGAAGCGTTCTCGTCGTTCTGGGCCAGCGCCTACAAGGAAATCATCGTCTTCACGCTGATCATTCCCGTGCTGCTCTGGCGCTCGTTGAAAAGCCACCACGTCGAGGAAGAAGACGAATGA